The nucleotide window TACTTGGGCGTCGGAAAGTTGGATGCATGTGAAGATATTCTGTACGACGAGAAATTAGGAGTTATTTTCACAGGTTGTGGTGATGGTTGGATTAAAAAAGTTCATATCAGAAATCATACGAAAAATTCAGAATTAAAGATCGAGAATTGGGTCAATACCGGAGGCAGACCTCTCGGATTAGCTTATGGATGCCACAATGAACTCATCGTCGCCGATCGTCAAAAGGTTAGATATATATACCGTTTTATTAATTACTACTATCAATACGACAGTTAATTAGACACAGAGGGAGTAGTTGATATTCaattatatatgtaaaacttgGCTATTAATTTTATGATCGATGTTAGGGACTATTGAATGTGACAGGGGATGGTATGGTGAAAGTATTGACTGATGAAGCTGAAGGCAACAAATTCAATCATACGAATGCTGTTGGTGTAGCCAGCAATGGCATCATTTATTTCACTGATGCTTCCAAGAATTACGAACCACTTGGGAGATTCATGAGCTTTAATCCTAAAACTAATCAGACTAAAGTGTTGGTTCGTGATATCTATTTTCCTAATGGTATGATTATCACACCGGATCAAAAGTCAGTCATCTTTTGCGAAAGTCCCAAGTAAGTCTCGATCTCGATCGCGTTTAACTAATTTTCTTTGCAGTATTTATCGACTAAATATATATCTGTGTGAAAATTTTACTTAGAATTAATGTAGAATTGATCTCGATGGATTAGATTTGTCCTAAGTACTTCATGTACCAGATTAGACTTTACCGGTAATCTGGTATAGTTAATCTAGGGATTCCTTGCTGGGTAAGAGGGATCAGGCTATGCTATATCCAGTCGCTTGTTTGGCAGCTAAAAATAGCTAGGTTTTCTGGTGAAAATTACGTTGTTTAGTAGTCCTCGGCCTAGTTGAACTAAAAATGATACTACCTATAACGTTTTGACTTTTTAACTTTATTCACTTTTGATTATATTAGTCATTCTTATTATCCAAATATATACCGAATGAATCTAAGAAGTCCACGTCTATTTGTAGGGGAGGGAGTACTTTTTATCAAAGTAATTTAAGTAAATAATTGAACCAAAAGCATTAAAAGGGCAAGTCAAAATGAGGTGAGAGGCTGAGAATAAAAATAATGATCACATGGCATGGCATGATGTTTAATTACTACTACGAGACTACTTGCTCTGAATATTTTTGTCTCGAATAAATATTTCATTTTATTTCTTTGCAGGAAGAGATGTAACAAATATAACATAAAAAGTGGGAAAACAAAACTTTTTATTGAAAACTTGCCGGCTAGAACCGACGACATCAGGTACGATGGGCAAGGACATTACTGGATTGCATTAGTAGACAATGGACAGGTAAAttattaacaaattttttttttcattcgtttgccctcacatatatatatatatattgacagtTATATTTTTTAGGTAAAATCGACCCCTGTATATGGAACACAAGGTGGAGCTTATGCAATAACCTTAGAAGGAAAACCAGTTGCACATTACTCAGATTATAATTTCTCACTTACAGCTTGTAATAAGATTGGAAATCACCTTTACGGTGCGGCTATCTTCTTTCCATACATGGTCAAGTTTTACTCGGTTCCACTCCCTCCACCTCTACCATGATGAGCCTGCCTGCAAAACTCCAAATTATTTTCTTATGATTATTTAATTTCTTATTTGGAGTAATTGAATGAGTATCTTTACGGTATACGCAACCTTTTGTAATAGT belongs to Rutidosis leptorrhynchoides isolate AG116_Rl617_1_P2 unplaced genomic scaffold, CSIRO_AGI_Rlap_v1 contig398, whole genome shotgun sequence and includes:
- the LOC139883426 gene encoding protein STRICTOSIDINE SYNTHASE-LIKE 5-like, whose product is MHLAQPGLYSLKSRAESTVNIEGHPATNTGRKEIKPSDVPVITDSQVLTKAEYLGVGKLDACEDILYDEKLGVIFTGCGDGWIKKVHIRNHTKNSELKIENWVNTGGRPLGLAYGCHNELIVADRQKGLLNVTGDGMVKVLTDEAEGNKFNHTNAVGVASNGIIYFTDASKNYEPLGRFMSFNPKTNQTKVLVRDIYFPNGMIITPDQKSVIFCESPKKRCNKYNIKSGKTKLFIENLPARTDDIRYDGQGHYWIALVDNGQVKSTPVYGTQGGAYAITLEGKPVAHYSDYNFSLTACNKIGNHLYGAAIFFPYMVKFYSVPLPPPLP